TGTTGCATGAAAGGACCGGCCTTCTCGCAGCGGATGCCCCCGGTGCAGAACATAACAACAGGTGTCGATTTGACGTCTTCCGGCAGACTGGCAACCGCTTTGGGGAAATCGCGGAACGTATTGATCCCGGCTGGCACGGCTTGCTCGAACGTGCCGACTTTCACTTCGTAGTCGTTTCGCACGTCGTACAGCAGAAGCGGTTTGCCGTCGTCGAGCCACTGCTTGAGTTGCTGGGGAGGAAGCTTGGGGGCGGTACGCTCCGCAGGCTCGATCCCATCGATACCAAACGCAATGATTTCCTTCTTGATCTTTACCAGCATCCGGCGAAAAGGCTGGTAGCTGGTGAAGCTCTCCTTCGCCTCGAGCTTCTCGAGGCCAGGAATTTTACGAAGCGCAACTAGCAGGCTATGGACACTTTCGTCGGGACCGGCCACGAAGAGGTTGATGCCTTCGGTGCTGAGCAAGATCGTTCCGCGTAGGTCGAGTCGTCGGCACAAACGGCGCAGCGAATCTCTCAGCGGCTTCAATTCCGACAACGAAGCGAACAAATAGGACGAAACGTTCAAGACTGGCCCGGCATCGGGCACGGCGGTTGGCGTATTCATACCGCAAATTATCTTTGGAATCCCGTTCTTCGCAAACGGGGGAGACGCGAGAAGACGCAGCTATTGAGGCATTTCTTCCAGAGTGACACGCAGTGGAAGGGCTCCCTTCGCTTTCATCACGGGGTCAGGGCCGCGTGAGATCACTTGTTCCCGCTTCAGCTCGGCACCTTCCAGGGTACCGCTCCAGACCAGGCATCGGCCCTGTTCGTGGGCTTCCTGGGTCAGATGAAAGCATTTCTCTAGTTCGTACCCAAAGACTTTGCGCAAAGTCTCGATGACGAACTCAAATGTGTTGATTTCGTCGTTGTGCAGAACGACCCCGTACGGCGGCTGACGTTTCGGTTTGTTCTCGACGATCGATTCGGGGGTGGCGACGACCGTATCTTCGCTGCTCATAGTTCTTCAAATACTGCCGAGGTAATAACAAGGTCCAACTATACCTAACGTTGTAATGACCATTTTGGCAGTTGCCAAAGAAAATCAATACTCGGATATCCGCGGAATGACACAAAAAAAGGGCCGGCAGGTTCGCTTTGCGAAAATGCCAGGCCCTTTTCGTCCTCAGCCGCAATCGAATTCAAGTTCGCCACCGCCCGTAGTGATGGGATTCATCACGCATGAGCGGCGCGTTTGAGCGCGTGTATTGCCTGGTGGTGTTGACCATCCGGCGCGCGGATTGTTCCACCTGGCTAGGTTTCCTCGAATCGAGCCGTACCGCATGCTCACCAGCGGTACGCCCTAAGCGTCTGGGTAGAGCTTAGTCGTTGGGGATCATCGAGTCGTCGATGACCTGCAGTAGCTTCGAGATGCACAGCTTGTTCATGCTGGTACGTCGCGAGTGAGCTTCAACGCGGAGCGACTCGTGAAGGCTCTTGGGCAGACGCACGGTGATGACCCGGGTCGGCTCTTTCGATTCGTTCTGGACGTTGGAGCGTTCGCGCAGCTTGACGATCATCAGCTGGATTTCGCTGTACTCTTCGGACTGCTCGAACTTCGTGAATTCTTCTGGCTGTGGGAAGAGTCGGTGAACGACCCCTTCGACGCCGAGGATCTCACGGAAGTAGGTGACCCAGTCCGGCACACCACGGAAAAACTCACGAGCGATACGAACGCACTCGATCTTCTTTTCCTCGAAGGTGGCGGTTGGGGCGACGTTCAACGCTGGCCCTGCAGGAGCGGCCGGCTGAACCGGTGCTTGCGGCGTGCCGGTGAAAGTCGGACGCGAGGTGGCGTAAGCACCTTCGCTGGCTGCCGGCTGCGGCGAATGGTACTGCGGCTGGCTAGGCTGCTGGGGTGGGAACGTGGTGTTTGGGTAAACCGGACGCGGTGCTGGCTGCGACTGCGGGTACGAATTGCCTGGGTTGTATTGGGACACTTGCGAGGCTCCTTCCTGGAAACGACTGAGGACTTTGGACACCGTCGTGGCTGTGTTCACCACGCGATGTGTAAGGGTATGCCAGAATCCTTGGTTGCAAGTCAAGACCAGCGTAGAAGTGACTGCAGTGCAAGCACTTACGACCGACAGCAGTGCATGCACAATCTGGTTGCAGTGACGCGACTTTTTTGGGCAGGGGTGTCCCTGCTTAAGAAATAGGCAGAGGTCAAAGTCGCATCGAAGGAGCTGTCCCTAGGGGACGGGTTTATTTTTCCCGAAATAGTTCCAAATAGTCTCCGGAAGCCGGGTTTTACGGGGGAATCGCGCAAAAGAAAAACCCCGACGCGAGATCGCGGCGGGGTTCTGTTTCGTGGAGCCCTAGGGGCTGAGGGCTGAAGTCACGTTTTCGTAGGTTTGAAATCAGCGTCGCCCCGCTGCTCACCTGGTTATGGGCGGCAGATCGACTTCACCTACGCTAGCTTGGCGGCGCACTTTTCCAGGAGCTTGCGAGTCAGGACGATTCCTTCGATCTCGCCTGGGTTGCCCCCTTCCCATTCAACGCCGACATAACCGTGATAGTTATGCTTGTTGACGACAATGTCCATCATCTTGAAGAAGTCGGTGTTGGTTTCCAGGCCTTCTTCATTGAAGTTGTGCGACTTGGCGCTCACGGCCTTGGCGTACGGCATTAGTTCGTCGACGCCCTTATAGCGGTCGTACATTTCGTCTTTGCTGACACGGAAGTTGCCAAAGTCTGGCAGCGTGCCGCAATTTTCCATGTCGACGGTCTTCATCACCGAAGCGAGCCACTCGCCGTTGGACGAAAGTCCCCCGTGGTTTTCGACGATCACGTTCAGGCCCAGGCCCTTGGCGAATTCGCTCAACTGGGCCAGGCCGTCGGCTGCCAGCTTGATCTGTTCTTCGTAGCTACCACTGCTTTTGGCGTTCACTCGGATCGAGTGTCCACCAAGGGTCTTGGCTGCTTCGGCCCATTTGTAGTGATTTTCGACCGCATTCTTGCGTTTGGCTTCGTCCGCATCGCCCAGGGCACCTTCGCCGTCGACCATGATCAGCAATTGCTTAACGCCATTGTCGTCAGCTCGCTTGTTCATTTCGGCCAGGTACTTTTCGTCCTTGGCTTTGTCTTTAAAGAACTGGTTCACGTATTCAATCGCTTCGATGCCGCATTCCTCTTTGGCCGTTTTGGCGAAGTCGAGGTTGTCGAGCTTGCCGCTACGGATGGTGCGGTGGAGCGACCACTGGGCCAGCGAGATTTTAAAGGGGGCTTTCTTGTCGGCGTCGGCCGCAAGAAGGTGTGGACCGAGGGTCAATGCGGCGCCGGTGGCGGCCATCGATTGAAGGAATTGACGTCGACCGAGATGCCGTTGCATGGGTGTCTTCCTCAGGGGGTGTGGGTTAATCGTGAACTTTTGGCAAGGTTAAACCTCTAGTCTAGTTTAGAAGACGGAGCATATCGCGACTATTCCCTGGGGAAAAAGGGGCGAAAATTGCCGGTTCTGCTCCAGGATTTCTTACCGCTGGGGGGTGTAAATGCACCTTCGCTCCGGCAATAAGGCTGGTTAGAATTGTAGGAAAGGCTGCTGGCCAGGATTCAGCGGCTGAAGTAATCCCCTGTGCCGAAGGCCACTTCCCTGGTTCGGCACCGGTCAAAGAAAGGAAAAGCAGGCACCGCTTGTGACAGAACGAGATCGCAAACAGAGCGTCGCTCAGGAAAATGCCATTCTGGTCAAGTTGTTGGATCCGTCGATCCAGTATTCCGACGATCCACTGGAGGAGCTGGACGGACTGGCGACCACCGCCGGAACGACAGTCGTTGGCAAGCTGACTCAGCGACGCGATAAGCCGGAACCGGGAACCTATCTTGGTAAAGGAAAGATTGAGGAGTTATCGCTGTGCGCCGAAGCGTCGGAGGCGGACGTTATTATCTTCGATAACGAGCTTTCGCCGGGGCAGACCCGCAATCTAGAGCGGGAAACCAAGCGGAAGGTGATTGATCGGACCGAGCTTATTCTCGATATCTTCGCCACCCATGCGCAAACCCTTGAATCACGTCTGGCGGTCGAGTTGGCCCAGCTAGAGTATTCGCTCCCAAGGTTGAAGCGAATGTGGTCCCACTTGGACCGTATCAAGATGGGTGTCGGGATGCGTGGTCCTGGTGAAAAGCAGTTGGAAGTCGACCGCCGTTTAGTCGAGAAACGCATTCGCGATTTGAAAGACGATTTGGACAAAGTGGCCAAGCGTCGCGAGCGTGAAGTGGCGGCCCGGAAAGAGTCGATGACGATCAGTCTGGTGGGCTATACTAATGCAGGTAAAAGCACCCTGATGAATGCGTTGACCTCGGCCCAGGTATTGTCTGCGGATATGCTCTTTGCGACGCTCGATACGCGGACGCGGCGTTGGCGGTTGCCGCATTGGGGACCGGTTCTGCTGAGCGATACGGTCGGTTTCATTCGGGACCTCCCTCACCGCTTGATCGCATCGTTTAAGGCCACGCTGGAAGAGGCCAATCAAGCCGATCTTTTGCTGCACGTGGCAGATGCCAGTAACCCTGAAGCCGAGCAGCAAATTGCCGCAGTTTACGATGTTTTGGCTGAATTAGGGATCGAGCAAAAGAATACTTTGCTGGTTCTGAATAAAATCGATCGCATCGAGGATCCTCGGCGTTTAGAGCAGCTTCAAGCTCGCTACCCCCAGGCCGTTTCGGTGAGTGCCGTATCGCGGCAAGGGCTCGATAAGCTGGCGATCGCGGTAAGCGATGCGTTGAGCAAATCGTTCTCTGATGTCGAGATCGAAGCGTCCGTCGACAACGGTAAGCTGGTCGCCTATTTGGCCAAGAACGGCGAGGTCGTTTCCAAGCGATATGGCAATGAGAAGTTGTTCGTTCATTGCCGCATTCCGACCGCTCATTTAGGGCGTATCGAGAACCAGAATCCGGACGCGGTGATTCGTCCCTATGAGCCCTCTTCCGAGACCGAAGAATCGGATGCTGTGGGGGATGTCGCCTAATGCGGCGGAAGCTGGATGGCCTACGGATTTTGATCACCGGCGCGTCTTCCGGGATCGGTCGCGCTATGTCGATTTTAGCGGCGGAAGCAGGGGCCAAGCTGCTGCTTTCCGCCAGGCGTGAAGACCGCCTGGAGGAGCTGCTGGAGGTGGTTCATGCCAAGGGGGCCGACGCCCAGTATGTGGTCGGAGACGTGACCGATCCGGCCCTTCGTCAGAAGCTGCTCGAAAAGGCTCAGCACCATTATCAGGGGCTGGATGTGCTGGTGAACAACGCTGGCATCGGGGCTTATGGAGCCTTTGCCGAGGCGTCGCCCGAGCGTCTGCGGCAGTTGATGGAGGTCAATTTCTTTGCCCCAGTCGAGCTGACTCGCCTCTTTCTGCCGATGCTCGAAAAGGGGAGGACGCCGGCCATCTGCAATATCTCGTCGATCCTCGCGCATCGAGCCGTTCCAGGCAAAAGCGAGTACTGTGCTAGCAAGTTTGCCTTGCACGGTTTTAGTGATGCCCTGCGTGCGGAATTGTCGAGTAAAGGAGTAGACGTCATTCTGGTCAGTCCCAGCACGACCAGCAGCGAGTTTTCCTCCTCGGTGATCGAGAAAAAAGGAAAGGCTCCGGCCACGGGAAAGTTCACTCGAACACCTCACAGCATTGCCGTCGCTGCCCTGCGGGCCATACGCACCGGGCGGCATGAAATCATTCCGAGTAAAACCGGCTATGCGATGGTTCTATTGGATCGCCTGTGGCCATCTCTCGCGGATTGGACAGTCGCCAAATTCGGCTGATTTTGACCAGTCAAAAACACCGCGTTGTTTTGACTGGCCAAAAGGTGCGATCGGCTCGGTAGTTCTCGGATCAAACAGGCTTGGCATAGAGGCCTTTTAGGTCCTTGATTTCTCATGTTCCGGACAAGCCTGATCGCATAACGGAAGCCGAACCATTGGGTCGTAGGTTACGTAGTATCTTTATCCCTGGCTGTTCGCGTTGCTGCTGGGATCCCTCTTTCTTTTCATGGGGGCTAGCAGGGATCGAAATAGTTGTCAGGAATCCTAAGTTTAGTTATGTTAAGAGATGATCAGAGACGCTCTTTTCAAGACACTTTCACGGTGAGTCGAATTCCGTGAAGACCTTCTGGAAATGTGCCCCGCGATCGCCCACCTTTCCCACCGCCCAGCAATTCTTTTTCAACACAAAGGCTGAATCCATGACGATTCGCAAGACGCGTCGCGAGTTCCTCGAAGATTCCATGTTTGCCACCGCGGCTGCCGCTGCGTTTGTGGCTCCCACTTCGTTGATCGCGGCCGAGAAGCAGAGCAAGAGCCCGAACGAAAAGCTGCACGTCGCCGTTGTCGGATTGAATGGCCGCGGTAATGCTCACATCGGTGGTTTCACCAACCGCGACGATGTCATTATTACGCACCTGTGCGATGTCGACTCGAAGTTCCACGAGAGCAAGGTCGAAGGCGTCGCCAAGCGACAGGATGGGCACAAGCCTAAGTTTGAGACCGACATGCGTCGGGTCCTCGACGATCCTTCCGTCGATATCGTCAGTATTGCCACTCCGAACCACCTGCACTCGTTGCAAGCCATTTGGGCTCTCCAGGCCGGCAAGGATGTCTATGTTGAAAAGCCAGTCAGCCACAACGTGAGCGAAGGTCGCCGTGTGGTTGAAGCGGCCCGCAAGTACGAACGCATTTGCCAGGCCGGCACGCAGAGCCGATCGAACCCAGGCATGATCGATGCCATCGAGTTCGTTCAAAGCGGCAAGATTGGTGATGTGAAGGTCGCCCGTGGTTTGTGCTACAAGCCGCGTAAGAGCATCGGTGAAAAAGGTACCTACCAGCCACCGAAGTCGGTTGATTACAGCTTGTGGCTTGGCCCAGCTCAAATGCAGGAAGTTACCCGTCCGCGGTTCCACTACGATTGGCATTGGCAAATGCCGTTCGGTAACGGTGACCTCGGCAATCAGGGCATTCACCAGATGGACTTGGCTCGTTGGGGCTTGGGTGTCAATGAACTGAGCAACGCGGTCATCAGCTACGGTGGTCGTTTCGGTTACGAAGACGCCGGTACCACGCCGAACACTCAGGTCGTTGTGCACGACTACGGCGATCGCTCGCTGGTCTTTGAAGTTCGTGGCTTGGTCTACGACAAGAAGTTGAAGGAAAGCAGCGTCAGCTACCAGGGCTCGAAGATCGGCGTGATCTTTGAAGGAACCGATGGTTACCTCGTGATGACCACCTACCATTCCGGAACTGCCTTTGACAAGGACGGCAACAAGATCCGTGACTTCAAAGGTGGTAGCGACCAGAACCACTACAATAACTTTATTGAAGCGGTCCGCAGTCGTGAAGTCGATCACCTCAATGGCGACATCCTGGAAGGCCATCTTTCCAGTGCTTTGTGTCACACCGGGTTGATCTCGTACCAGATGGGTGAAGAAGTTTCGCCAACGGAATGCCTGGAACGAATGGAAGCGATCAAGACAACTGAAAACGTCCGTGCAACCATGGCACGTGTTCAGGATCACCTTCGCGACAATGGCGTGAACATTGACAGCGAAGGGGTCAAGCTGGGCCCCATGCTGGCCTTCGATCCGAAGAGCGAAACGTTCATCGGCAACGAAAAGGCAGACCAATACCTTAGCCGCGATTACCGCAAGGGCTTTGAAGTTCCTGCTGAAGGTAAAGTCTAAGCGACACGGTCAAATCGATAAGCGAAAACGCCAAGCCATGTGCTTGGCGTTTTCTTTTTCTTGTCCCTTGCTAAGGGAGAAGGTTAGGGTAAGGGGTAATAGCCGGGACAAGGTTCCCCCCGCACCCTCTCCGGCAATGAGCGAGGGGACACGATATAATGGGCTCCATGAATCCGTCGACGATAACTCCGCCGTTTCGCATCTTGTACGAGAAGGGTCCGTGTATCTGCGTGCAGAAGCAGGCAGGGCTGCTGACGCAAGCTCCGCCGGGGATCGACAACCTGGAAGTGCAACTTCGCGACTTCATTAAGCAGCGCGAAGCGAAGACCGGGAACATCTACCTGGCAATCATCCACCGGCTTGATCGCCCTGTGTCCGGAGCGATCGTTTTTTGCCGCAATGTCCGCGCTGCTCAGCGTTTGGCGGCGCAGTTTCGCGAACGCACCGTTTTGAAGACTTACTGGGCAATCGTCGAGGGCCGCCTCGAGCATTCGACCGGCGAGTGGACCGATCACGTGCGAAAGATTCCCGACGTGGCGAAAGGGGAGGTCGTTGACGCATCGGCCGACAGGGCCAAGTCTGCCCAGCTAAGTTATCGCGTACTTGCCGAGACCGATTCGCATAGCTTGTTGGAAATCGAATTAGGAACGGGGCGTTATCATCAGATCCGCCTGCAATGCTCCCGTCGTGGGTTTCCCGTGTTGGGCGACAATCTTTATGGAGGGTGCGAAGCGTTCGGCCCAAAAGTTGAAGACACGCGGCACCATCACATCGCGCTCCATGCCCGGCGGTTGCAGTTTCGGCATCCGATGGTGGAAGAGCAGGTCGACGTCACCGCACCGCTTCCCTTATCTTGGCAAGAGTCAGAGATTTGGCAGAAATTGAGCGATCAACTGGAAAGGGAGGTCCCGTCATGATTCGTCGTTATCGAGTAGGGTGGCTCTATACAATGTGTGGCGCCCCGATCCCGGATGCCACGATCATGGTGGAAGACGACCGAATCGTCAGCATCGAAGAAACAGGCATCTGGCACGACGCCGTCGACCTGAGTCAATGGGCCGTGATGCCGGCGCTGATTAACGCGCATACGCATCTCGAGTTCAGCAATTTAATCGATCCCCTGGGAACGCAGGGAATGAACTTTACGCAGTGGATCATGGAAGTGATTCGCTACCGGCAAGGGTTTGGCGAGAGTCTGGCGGTTGAGAAGGCGCAAGCCATTCGAAGTGGGCTCAAGCAGTGCGCCGAGCATGGTGTCGGCGTGGTGGCCGAGATCGCGACGTTTCCCCTGATGGAAGTTGCCTACGAGCGGCCCGACGTCCATGTCGTTTCAATGTTAGAGATGCTGGGATTGGATCGGGGCCGCGCGCAAGAGCGGCTTGACCAGGCCCGCGAGCATGCGGTTTATCCATGGTCGCACGAGAATGTCACCCCTGGGTTGAGTCCCCATGCGCCCTATTCGGCTAGTAAGGGGATGATCGACCAGTGCGTTGCCCTATCGCAGCAGCATCAATTGCCGATCGCGATGCACTTGGCCGAGTCGCTCGAGGAGCTAGAACTGCTCGAAAGAGGAACAGGCCCTTTTCGCGTGATGCTCGATAATATGGGCTTATTCCAAGAAACCGACTTTCCCGGCGGTAAGAGGCCTGCCGATTACATCGAGCAACTTGCCTCGGCGTACCGGGCGATGGTGGTGCATGGCAATTATCTTACAAAGCCAGAGATTGCATTGCTCAAGCAGCACAAAGAAACGATGAGCGTCTGCTATTGTCCACGTACGCATGCTTACTTCCGTCACGATCGCCATCCGATTGAATCTCTGCTGGCCGATGGAATTCGCGTGGTGCTCGGGACCGATTCGCGGGCCTCTTCGCCGGACCTCGACTTATGGGCCGAACTGCAACACGTGAGCGAGACCTTTCCCAATATCCCGGCCGAGCAGCTTTTGCCGATGGTAACGCGCGACGCCGCGTTCGCTTTGGGGCTGGAAGGATCCTTTGGGACGATTGATGCCGGGCAGAAGGCAATGGTCTCTGCTTTCGCGATCGGTAGCGATTGCCCGGATGTGCTCACCGCGATGCTGGGTGGTCAGCCGCGACTGTGGAACCTGGGAGTTGGTTTAACGCAACTCGACCTTGCCACTGCCTGAGGTGACTTTGCCGATCTCGAAAACGTCGCAGCCACCTTCGCTTAGCATCTTCTGGACGCTGGCGGCGTAATAGCTGCTGACAATAACGACCAGGCCAATGCCCATGTTGAAGACGCGGGCCATTTCTTCGTCTTCGATCTCGCCCAACTGCTGGATCCATGGGAAGACCGGCAGTTCAGGCCAGCTTCCCTTTTTGATCTCGACGTCCACATTCTTAGGCAAGATTCGCTCTAGGTTTTCCTGCAGGCCACCACCCGTAATGTGGGCGATACCGTGAACAACGTTCTTGATCTTGTAATGAGATAGAACGTTTCGAACCGGTTGGACATAAATCTTCGTCGGCGTCAGTAACGTTTCGCCAACGGTTGCCCCCAGCGATTCGATCGGATCGTCCAGTTTGAGCCCAGCAATCTCGAAGACGACTTTCCGAACCAGGCTGAACCCGTTGGAGTGGACGCCGCTAGAGGACAATCCCAGGACAACATCCCCATCGCCGATCGTCTTGCCGTCGATCAGATGCTTTCGATCGGCTACGCCCACGCAGAACCCGGCCATGTCGTAGTCGCCAACCTTATAAAGGTCCGGCATGATCGCCGTTTCTCCGCCGATTAATGCGCAGTCACTGTCGACACAGCCGTTGGTGATCCCGGTGACCAGTTGTTCCAGCAATTCGGGGTCGTCTTTCCCCATGGCGATATAGTCGAGGAAAAACAGCGGTTCGCCACCACAGCAGATCGCATCATTCACGCACATTGCGACCAGATCGATACCGACGGTATCGTGTTTGCCGCTGTCGATGGCCAGTTTGAGCTTCGTTCCTACCCCATCGGTGCAGGAAATAAGGACGGGATCTTCGTACTTTCGGGCGAACAGCGCGTTATCGAAGTCGAGTTTGAAGAGCCCAGCAAAGCCGCCATCTAGCTGCATCACCCGAGGAGAGAACGTCCGCTTCACCAACCGGGGAAGACGGGACATCGATTCTGCGTAAACGTCTAAGTCGACGCCGGCATCTTTATAGGTGGCTTTTGCCATGGTGGTTGTCAATCGAAACGAAGGGTTAGCGTCTAGAGACGACGATTTTCGGCCCCACCGCCAGGATTGTCAACGCACCTCGTTACCTGTTACTTCGTCTTCCTAAGGGAGAGGGCTAGGGTGAGCGTTAGGAAGCAGGTGCACGTTTCGCCCCTTGCCTTCACCCTCTGCCCAATGGAGCGAGTGGGCCCCATGCAAAATTTTCCCAAAATTCTTTCCGGGAAAACCTGCTACGGTTTTGAGCAGAATTTGCACATCCTCTAGCATCCAGAGAGGGGACCGTGTTCAAATGCGGGTATTAGAATGGTTAAAATGAGCCGGCAAAATCGGTGAAATGGGAAAAATAATCGTAGGCGGCTCCAAATCGCTACCCCTATTGGTCCGAACATTGCGGTTAATGCGGACAATCCGGGAGGACGGGTTGCCAACGCAATCCTAGTCTTCCCAAGCGACGCCATCGGCAGGTTGAACTCCTTCGAATCATTAAACTCTACGCAGGACCTACGCCTTAGCCCTAAGCTATTATTTCGCCAGACGATGCATCACGTGTTTTGAAGATAAAAAATTGGTTTTAGGAGGGGCGTCTTTTCCGGTCTGCTGCGAATTGGGTGGTAGTGTTTCAGCACAATCATTCAATCGAGGTCTTAGGAGGTTAGATCGGACAGTCGCCTATGCTTATGGTTCA
This portion of the Bremerella alba genome encodes:
- a CDS encoding sugar phosphate isomerase/epimerase family protein; its protein translation is MQRHLGRRQFLQSMAATGAALTLGPHLLAADADKKAPFKISLAQWSLHRTIRSGKLDNLDFAKTAKEECGIEAIEYVNQFFKDKAKDEKYLAEMNKRADDNGVKQLLIMVDGEGALGDADEAKRKNAVENHYKWAEAAKTLGGHSIRVNAKSSGSYEEQIKLAADGLAQLSEFAKGLGLNVIVENHGGLSSNGEWLASVMKTVDMENCGTLPDFGNFRVSKDEMYDRYKGVDELMPYAKAVSAKSHNFNEEGLETNTDFFKMMDIVVNKHNYHGYVGVEWEGGNPGEIEGIVLTRKLLEKCAAKLA
- a CDS encoding ATP-dependent Clp protease adaptor ClpS, whose amino-acid sequence is MSSEDTVVATPESIVENKPKRQPPYGVVLHNDEINTFEFVIETLRKVFGYELEKCFHLTQEAHEQGRCLVWSGTLEGAELKREQVISRGPDPVMKAKGALPLRVTLEEMPQ
- a CDS encoding SDR family NAD(P)-dependent oxidoreductase, with translation MRRKLDGLRILITGASSGIGRAMSILAAEAGAKLLLSARREDRLEELLEVVHAKGADAQYVVGDVTDPALRQKLLEKAQHHYQGLDVLVNNAGIGAYGAFAEASPERLRQLMEVNFFAPVELTRLFLPMLEKGRTPAICNISSILAHRAVPGKSEYCASKFALHGFSDALRAELSSKGVDVILVSPSTTSSEFSSSVIEKKGKAPATGKFTRTPHSIAVAALRAIRTGRHEIIPSKTGYAMVLLDRLWPSLADWTVAKFG
- a CDS encoding toxin-antitoxin system HicB family antitoxin, which codes for MSQYNPGNSYPQSQPAPRPVYPNTTFPPQQPSQPQYHSPQPAASEGAYATSRPTFTGTPQAPVQPAAPAGPALNVAPTATFEEKKIECVRIAREFFRGVPDWVTYFREILGVEGVVHRLFPQPEEFTKFEQSEEYSEIQLMIVKLRERSNVQNESKEPTRVITVRLPKSLHESLRVEAHSRRTSMNKLCISKLLQVIDDSMIPND
- a CDS encoding Gfo/Idh/MocA family protein → MTIRKTRREFLEDSMFATAAAAAFVAPTSLIAAEKQSKSPNEKLHVAVVGLNGRGNAHIGGFTNRDDVIITHLCDVDSKFHESKVEGVAKRQDGHKPKFETDMRRVLDDPSVDIVSIATPNHLHSLQAIWALQAGKDVYVEKPVSHNVSEGRRVVEAARKYERICQAGTQSRSNPGMIDAIEFVQSGKIGDVKVARGLCYKPRKSIGEKGTYQPPKSVDYSLWLGPAQMQEVTRPRFHYDWHWQMPFGNGDLGNQGIHQMDLARWGLGVNELSNAVISYGGRFGYEDAGTTPNTQVVVHDYGDRSLVFEVRGLVYDKKLKESSVSYQGSKIGVIFEGTDGYLVMTTYHSGTAFDKDGNKIRDFKGGSDQNHYNNFIEAVRSREVDHLNGDILEGHLSSALCHTGLISYQMGEEVSPTECLERMEAIKTTENVRATMARVQDHLRDNGVNIDSEGVKLGPMLAFDPKSETFIGNEKADQYLSRDYRKGFEVPAEGKV
- a CDS encoding amidohydrolase family protein, producing the protein MIRRYRVGWLYTMCGAPIPDATIMVEDDRIVSIEETGIWHDAVDLSQWAVMPALINAHTHLEFSNLIDPLGTQGMNFTQWIMEVIRYRQGFGESLAVEKAQAIRSGLKQCAEHGVGVVAEIATFPLMEVAYERPDVHVVSMLEMLGLDRGRAQERLDQAREHAVYPWSHENVTPGLSPHAPYSASKGMIDQCVALSQQHQLPIAMHLAESLEELELLERGTGPFRVMLDNMGLFQETDFPGGKRPADYIEQLASAYRAMVVHGNYLTKPEIALLKQHKETMSVCYCPRTHAYFRHDRHPIESLLADGIRVVLGTDSRASSPDLDLWAELQHVSETFPNIPAEQLLPMVTRDAAFALGLEGSFGTIDAGQKAMVSAFAIGSDCPDVLTAMLGGQPRLWNLGVGLTQLDLATA
- the hflX gene encoding GTPase HflX — protein: MTERDRKQSVAQENAILVKLLDPSIQYSDDPLEELDGLATTAGTTVVGKLTQRRDKPEPGTYLGKGKIEELSLCAEASEADVIIFDNELSPGQTRNLERETKRKVIDRTELILDIFATHAQTLESRLAVELAQLEYSLPRLKRMWSHLDRIKMGVGMRGPGEKQLEVDRRLVEKRIRDLKDDLDKVAKRREREVAARKESMTISLVGYTNAGKSTLMNALTSAQVLSADMLFATLDTRTRRWRLPHWGPVLLSDTVGFIRDLPHRLIASFKATLEEANQADLLLHVADASNPEAEQQIAAVYDVLAELGIEQKNTLLVLNKIDRIEDPRRLEQLQARYPQAVSVSAVSRQGLDKLAIAVSDALSKSFSDVEIEASVDNGKLVAYLAKNGEVVSKRYGNEKLFVHCRIPTAHLGRIENQNPDAVIRPYEPSSETEESDAVGDVA
- a CDS encoding RluA family pseudouridine synthase, with product MNPSTITPPFRILYEKGPCICVQKQAGLLTQAPPGIDNLEVQLRDFIKQREAKTGNIYLAIIHRLDRPVSGAIVFCRNVRAAQRLAAQFRERTVLKTYWAIVEGRLEHSTGEWTDHVRKIPDVAKGEVVDASADRAKSAQLSYRVLAETDSHSLLEIELGTGRYHQIRLQCSRRGFPVLGDNLYGGCEAFGPKVEDTRHHHIALHARRLQFRHPMVEEQVDVTAPLPLSWQESEIWQKLSDQLEREVPS
- the purM gene encoding phosphoribosylformylglycinamidine cyclo-ligase, with protein sequence MAKATYKDAGVDLDVYAESMSRLPRLVKRTFSPRVMQLDGGFAGLFKLDFDNALFARKYEDPVLISCTDGVGTKLKLAIDSGKHDTVGIDLVAMCVNDAICCGGEPLFFLDYIAMGKDDPELLEQLVTGITNGCVDSDCALIGGETAIMPDLYKVGDYDMAGFCVGVADRKHLIDGKTIGDGDVVLGLSSSGVHSNGFSLVRKVVFEIAGLKLDDPIESLGATVGETLLTPTKIYVQPVRNVLSHYKIKNVVHGIAHITGGGLQENLERILPKNVDVEIKKGSWPELPVFPWIQQLGEIEDEEMARVFNMGIGLVVIVSSYYAASVQKMLSEGGCDVFEIGKVTSGSGKVELR